Proteins encoded in a region of the Stieleria neptunia genome:
- a CDS encoding serine/threonine-protein kinase, whose product MNEFELFDAALEIDDERQRREMLDRACRDDAALRRSVESLLSAHRQASGFLDLPISLTMPTETTTVQTDGGKHPDFPFFDSPTRQDSIGRIGTFEALQLLGRGGNGIVFKAFDEKLHRIVALKVMAPELTATSPARKRFLREARAAASLQHSSIVNVYSVESGPFPYLTMEFIDGPSLQQYVAQSGPLEIADVCRWGAQIAEGLAAAHDRNLLHRDIKPANILLQRGSDQAKITDFGLARAVDDASLTRSGMIAGTPMYMSPEQARGQTIDQRSDLFSLGSVLYVMLTGRPPFRAAHSLAVMKRLTEEQPRAIQELIPEVPSWLVDVVSRLHAKKPEDRFQNGLDVANALRTHFAPPMHASNATPRTSTAAPPILAEHDRSDAQVSPQIKTSGASRGTRKRVPGVVGVLAVGFAISALAIAKIDSWNSGSWTTSSGTSAESNKSDADPLAGAASTDTLESGLLVQSEPPIQDENPTMDSVREGRDPEVLASAVLLGASRSSLEQWLSGLDDAVPIGIGLRSGSTDPTFDAVAITQRNTPQWQANFVKDDREAGKDYQQMRGTHGVYWRLTIPFPGRKPWECEGIKLWKRSMGNWETRNHGQRPIRQVISGLQNSSKYPLSISVVESNGETNTHLLTKHRPGLANHAYGQLTLEQLVQRVALHRQDDWRLEYFQLNSGTPEARFAAVFCENNTPRHWELSVGLTAPEFWEMRSAKRSDGFYPRSLGSYWSDGKVFVAVLWHDIYHNPIY is encoded by the coding sequence ATGAACGAATTTGAACTCTTTGATGCGGCCCTGGAGATCGATGACGAACGGCAACGGCGCGAGATGCTTGACCGTGCTTGCCGCGACGATGCAGCCCTGCGCCGGTCGGTCGAATCGCTACTTTCGGCACATCGGCAGGCGAGCGGATTCCTCGACCTACCGATCAGCCTGACGATGCCAACCGAGACAACGACAGTGCAAACCGATGGCGGCAAACATCCGGATTTTCCCTTCTTCGACAGCCCCACGCGTCAAGATTCGATCGGACGCATCGGCACCTTTGAAGCGTTACAGCTGCTCGGTCGCGGTGGCAACGGAATCGTTTTTAAAGCGTTTGACGAAAAACTGCATCGCATCGTCGCATTGAAAGTGATGGCGCCCGAGCTGACGGCCACCTCGCCGGCGCGGAAGCGATTTTTGCGTGAGGCGCGCGCGGCGGCGTCCTTGCAACACAGTTCAATCGTCAATGTTTATTCGGTCGAAAGTGGCCCGTTTCCTTATTTGACGATGGAATTCATCGACGGTCCTTCTCTGCAACAGTATGTGGCCCAGAGCGGACCGCTAGAGATTGCGGATGTCTGCAGGTGGGGCGCTCAGATCGCCGAAGGACTGGCCGCGGCCCATGATCGCAATCTGTTGCATCGTGACATCAAACCCGCCAATATCCTGCTGCAACGCGGCAGCGATCAGGCCAAAATTACGGATTTTGGACTTGCGCGAGCCGTCGACGATGCGAGTCTGACCCGGAGTGGAATGATTGCAGGGACGCCGATGTACATGTCGCCCGAGCAGGCACGGGGACAGACCATTGACCAGCGCAGCGATTTGTTCAGTTTGGGCAGTGTCTTGTACGTCATGTTGACCGGACGCCCGCCGTTTCGGGCGGCGCACTCGCTGGCCGTCATGAAACGCCTGACCGAAGAACAGCCTCGTGCGATACAAGAGCTGATTCCGGAAGTCCCTTCGTGGTTGGTCGATGTCGTTTCCCGCCTGCACGCGAAAAAACCGGAGGATCGTTTTCAAAACGGGTTGGACGTCGCGAATGCCTTGCGAACGCATTTCGCACCGCCCATGCACGCATCGAATGCGACGCCGAGAACGTCCACGGCGGCTCCACCGATCCTCGCGGAACACGATCGCTCAGACGCTCAGGTTAGTCCGCAAATCAAGACGAGCGGGGCTTCCCGTGGAACACGTAAACGCGTGCCAGGTGTGGTCGGAGTCCTCGCGGTGGGCTTTGCCATCTCGGCGTTGGCGATCGCCAAAATTGACAGTTGGAATTCAGGTTCATGGACGACTTCAAGCGGGACGTCCGCTGAATCGAACAAGTCGGATGCCGATCCGTTGGCAGGTGCGGCTTCAACTGACACGTTGGAGTCGGGGCTGCTGGTTCAATCAGAGCCGCCGATTCAAGATGAGAACCCGACGATGGACTCGGTGCGGGAAGGTCGCGATCCCGAGGTGCTCGCCTCCGCGGTGCTGCTGGGGGCCAGCCGTTCGAGTTTGGAACAATGGCTCAGTGGACTCGATGACGCAGTTCCTATTGGGATCGGGTTGCGTTCCGGATCGACAGATCCAACCTTTGATGCGGTCGCCATCACCCAGCGAAACACTCCGCAGTGGCAAGCCAATTTCGTCAAAGATGATCGCGAGGCAGGGAAGGATTATCAACAGATGAGAGGAACCCACGGTGTTTACTGGAGACTGACAATCCCCTTCCCCGGCCGAAAGCCGTGGGAATGCGAAGGCATCAAACTTTGGAAGCGTTCGATGGGCAATTGGGAAACGCGGAATCACGGTCAACGTCCGATTCGGCAAGTGATCAGCGGGCTTCAGAACAGCTCGAAATATCCGCTCTCGATTTCTGTCGTTGAGTCCAACGGAGAGACGAACACTCATTTGCTAACCAAGCATCGTCCCGGCCTCGCCAATCATGCGTACGGGCAGCTGACGTTGGAGCAATTGGTCCAACGCGTTGCACTGCACCGTCAAGACGATTGGCGTCTGGAATACTTTCAATTGAACAGCGGAACTCCCGAGGCAAGGTTTGCCGCCGTCTTTTGTGAAAACAATACGCCGCGACACTGGGAGTTGTCCGTCGGACTCACCGCGCCGGAGTTTTGGGAAATGCGGTCCGCCAAACGATCGGACGGGTTTTATCCGCGTAGCCTCGGCAGCTATTGGTCAGACGGCAAAGTTTTTGTCGCTGTGCTGTGGCATGACATTTATCACAACCCGATCTACTAG
- a CDS encoding glutaredoxin family protein: MAFRIALLGFLFLSSASLTWVRADDRPPDETTNRIRIDVFVRSDRESAETVQAYCDQLKQRINGLDIQIHDVLHEKTQLLRLYKLSKQAGREKPLLPAFYTCDRMYFGFDDATRTGPQIEQLFTANLYTRTTCPKCKKLKAFLPTLQQRWPAIRFAIHDVDRSAAARSQWETLCRKAGSPPGLPTIDFARRILIGYQGDEITGAQLDQLIRDVSGMKPSKPLSRNQQRGVSFQLAMLTMPKLEAYATFLLVAQVTTPEVSVDDIPIDLLELPDEATPSQSGESETPLEVVTSDTIDVPMLGPLNASELGMPLFTLAIGLVDGFNPCAMWVLVFLLSVLVNIKDRRKILLIAGTFVFISGLAYFAFMAAWLNIFLLIGIARPVQIALGLLALFIGVINVKDFFAFKQGLSLSIPESSKPKLYRRVREIVSAKYLTVALTGAVVLAVIVNMIELLCTAGLPALYTQVLTIQDYPAWKNYAFLAVYIVAYMLDDTLLVTVVVVTLSHRKLQEREGRWLKLLSGAVILLLGLVMLLRPSWLQLGS, translated from the coding sequence ATGGCTTTCCGAATTGCGCTACTGGGTTTTCTGTTCTTGTCGTCCGCATCGCTGACTTGGGTACGCGCCGACGACCGCCCGCCCGATGAGACGACGAATCGAATCCGCATCGATGTGTTCGTCCGCAGCGACCGCGAATCCGCCGAAACCGTTCAGGCGTATTGCGATCAACTGAAACAGCGAATCAACGGGTTGGACATTCAAATTCATGATGTGCTTCATGAAAAAACGCAACTGCTTCGGCTGTACAAACTGTCCAAACAAGCGGGCCGAGAAAAACCGTTGCTGCCGGCGTTCTACACCTGTGACCGGATGTACTTTGGCTTCGACGATGCGACCCGAACGGGCCCGCAGATCGAACAACTTTTCACCGCCAACCTCTACACGCGTACCACTTGCCCCAAATGCAAAAAACTGAAAGCGTTTCTGCCGACCTTGCAACAACGCTGGCCGGCGATCCGATTCGCGATCCATGATGTCGATCGATCTGCGGCGGCTCGGTCGCAGTGGGAAACACTGTGCCGTAAGGCCGGAAGCCCGCCGGGATTGCCGACGATTGATTTTGCCCGACGCATCCTGATCGGCTACCAAGGCGACGAAATCACGGGTGCACAACTGGACCAGTTGATCAGGGACGTCTCGGGGATGAAACCATCAAAGCCGTTGAGCCGGAATCAGCAGCGTGGCGTAAGCTTCCAACTTGCGATGTTGACGATGCCCAAGCTGGAAGCTTACGCCACTTTCTTGCTGGTCGCTCAAGTGACGACGCCGGAGGTTTCCGTCGATGACATTCCGATCGACCTGTTGGAACTCCCCGATGAAGCCACTCCGTCGCAGTCCGGTGAAAGCGAAACGCCGCTGGAGGTGGTGACGAGCGACACGATCGATGTTCCGATGCTGGGGCCGCTAAACGCTTCAGAACTCGGCATGCCCTTGTTTACGTTGGCGATCGGTTTGGTCGACGGGTTCAATCCCTGCGCCATGTGGGTGCTGGTGTTTCTGCTCTCGGTGCTGGTCAACATCAAAGACCGCCGCAAGATTTTGCTGATCGCGGGGACGTTCGTCTTCATCAGCGGGTTAGCCTATTTCGCGTTCATGGCAGCCTGGCTGAATATCTTCCTGTTGATCGGAATCGCGAGACCGGTGCAAATTGCATTGGGCTTGCTGGCGCTGTTCATCGGCGTGATCAACGTCAAGGACTTTTTTGCGTTCAAGCAAGGGCTTTCGTTGTCGATCCCCGAATCGAGCAAGCCTAAGTTGTACCGTCGTGTACGCGAGATCGTCAGCGCCAAGTATCTGACGGTGGCCTTGACCGGTGCGGTGGTTCTGGCGGTCATCGTCAACATGATCGAACTGTTGTGCACGGCCGGGCTGCCGGCACTGTACACTCAAGTGCTGACGATCCAGGATTACCCCGCCTGGAAGAACTATGCGTTTTTGGCGGTGTATATCGTGGCGTACATGCTGGACGATACGCTGCTGGTCACGGTGGTCGTCGTGACGCTCTCGCACCGCAAACTGCAGGAGCGTGAGGGACGGTGGCTAAAACTGCTCAGCGGTGCCGTGATCTTGCTGCTCGGATTGGTCATGCTCCTTCGTCCTTCCTGGTTACAACTCGGGTCGTAA
- a CDS encoding flavodoxin domain-containing protein: MRALILFATDEGQTEKIARHISQRLTEQGIATDRHNIAVDPNRPIALDAYDAVIVGSPIHYSHYDVRLAEYLKQFRDLLHEMPSAFFSVSLGIMSEDDSEQDEVRKITAAYLHETDWNPLLTIHFAGALTYSKYNWLKRKLMQWVAKKEGGPTDTRFDYEFTNWKQVDLFVDQFVEFIQRCKQPDEEYAHRTMYSKPVRRYSVANLRAKAEESA; the protein is encoded by the coding sequence ATGCGCGCTCTGATTCTCTTTGCGACTGACGAAGGCCAAACCGAAAAGATCGCCCGTCACATCTCTCAACGACTGACCGAGCAAGGCATTGCAACGGACCGGCACAACATTGCGGTCGATCCCAATCGGCCGATTGCGTTGGATGCCTACGACGCGGTCATCGTCGGCTCCCCGATCCACTACTCCCATTACGACGTCCGTCTGGCGGAGTATCTCAAACAGTTTCGCGACCTCTTGCACGAAATGCCATCGGCGTTTTTTTCGGTCAGCCTGGGCATCATGAGCGAAGACGACAGCGAACAGGATGAAGTGCGAAAGATCACCGCAGCCTACTTACACGAGACCGATTGGAATCCCCTGTTGACGATTCATTTCGCCGGCGCGTTGACCTATTCCAAGTACAACTGGCTGAAACGAAAACTGATGCAGTGGGTCGCCAAGAAAGAGGGCGGTCCGACCGACACGCGTTTCGATTATGAGTTCACCAATTGGAAGCAGGTCGACTTGTTTGTCGATCAGTTTGTGGAGTTCATTCAGCGCTGTAAGCAGCCCGACGAAGAGTACGCGCATCGCACGATGTATTCCAAACCGGTGCGTCGGTACTCGGTCGCCAACCTGCGCGCCAAAGCTGAAGAGTCAGCCTGA
- a CDS encoding methyltransferase family protein — MAIFAHSVHETGRLLAFLIVAQFVLAATLVLSARWSPLPVAALVIAAPGIALAVWAWAKVGWRKIRIHPTTTDETELLTDGPYGIVRHPMYAGLLWFTAALLWTPLLWWRVVGWVALLVVLYAKAKHEEQSMRDRFEGYHAYQQRVGRLFPIRW, encoded by the coding sequence TTGGCCATTTTCGCACACTCCGTCCACGAGACCGGTCGATTGCTCGCGTTCCTGATTGTTGCACAGTTTGTGCTCGCCGCCACACTGGTTTTGTCGGCCCGCTGGTCGCCGCTGCCCGTTGCGGCGTTGGTGATCGCCGCGCCGGGGATCGCGCTGGCGGTTTGGGCGTGGGCGAAAGTGGGATGGCGGAAGATTCGGATCCATCCGACGACGACCGACGAAACGGAGTTGCTGACCGACGGGCCGTACGGAATCGTCCGTCACCCGATGTATGCGGGGTTGTTGTGGTTTACCGCTGCGTTGCTGTGGACCCCGTTGCTGTGGTGGCGGGTCGTCGGCTGGGTCGCGCTGCTGGTGGTTCTGTATGCCAAAGCGAAGCATGAGGAACAATCGATGCGGGACCGCTTTGAGGGGTACCACGCTTATCAGCAGCGGGTCGGGCGGCTGTTTCCGATTCGCTGGTAA
- a CDS encoding metallophosphoesterase family protein: MKFLCFSDLHRNREAARNLVRLAEEVDVVIGAGDFANRHEGLPDTLEILADIEKPSILVPGNGETVEELRSATEGWTSATVLHGEGCEVGGVPFWGVGGGIPVTPFGDWSYDFDETQATELLSGCEQGGVLVVHSPPLDTVDRDSGRRVRGSQSIRDCVLTKRPRLVVCGHIHDDWEKQVTLEQSLVLNAGPRGVTLEIDFD; the protein is encoded by the coding sequence ATGAAATTTCTCTGCTTTAGCGATCTTCACCGCAATCGAGAAGCGGCGCGAAACCTGGTCCGGCTTGCCGAAGAGGTTGATGTCGTGATCGGCGCCGGGGATTTTGCCAATCGTCACGAAGGTCTCCCCGATACGCTGGAGATTCTGGCGGACATCGAGAAACCTTCGATTCTGGTGCCCGGCAACGGAGAGACCGTGGAAGAGCTCCGCAGTGCCACCGAGGGCTGGACGTCGGCGACGGTTCTGCACGGCGAAGGTTGCGAGGTCGGGGGCGTTCCGTTTTGGGGCGTCGGGGGCGGTATCCCGGTGACGCCGTTCGGCGATTGGTCGTATGATTTTGACGAAACACAAGCCACCGAGCTACTCAGCGGTTGCGAGCAGGGCGGCGTGTTGGTCGTGCATTCACCGCCGCTGGATACGGTCGATCGCGACAGCGGCCGAAGAGTCCGTGGCAGCCAGTCGATACGCGATTGCGTGCTGACCAAACGTCCGCGATTGGTGGTCTGCGGTCACATCCACGACGACTGGGAAAAGCAGGTCACGCTGGAGCAAAGCCTGGTGCTCAACGCCGGCCCGCGAGGCGTGACGTTGGAAATTGATTTCGATTGA
- a CDS encoding YkgJ family cysteine cluster protein, producing the protein MPRNTQRPWYHEGLRFECTQCGACCSGDPGYVWVEQDEIDAMADAMSLSVDAFESQFVRRVGSQKSLREYPDGDCILLDPQQRTCLVYQARPIQCRTWPFWDSTIETKKAWRETCEECPGAGKGKLYTFEEIEVQRKQKRV; encoded by the coding sequence ATGCCACGCAACACGCAACGTCCCTGGTACCACGAAGGTTTGCGATTCGAATGCACGCAGTGCGGAGCGTGTTGCAGTGGCGATCCGGGCTATGTTTGGGTCGAACAAGACGAGATCGATGCGATGGCCGATGCGATGAGTTTGTCGGTCGACGCATTCGAATCCCAGTTCGTCCGCCGCGTCGGTTCCCAGAAGAGTTTGCGTGAATATCCCGACGGCGACTGCATCTTGCTCGACCCCCAGCAACGGACCTGCTTGGTTTACCAAGCCCGCCCGATCCAATGCCGAACCTGGCCGTTCTGGGATTCGACGATCGAGACCAAGAAAGCCTGGCGCGAGACCTGCGAAGAGTGCCCCGGCGCCGGCAAAGGCAAACTGTACACGTTCGAAGAAATCGAAGTGCAGCGCAAGCAGAAACGCGTGTAG
- a CDS encoding helix-hairpin-helix domain-containing protein — protein MDNAESSSSIAALDDPAERRRVGLDENRRIANHLGEIASLLESQHASEFRVSAYRKAAGTLLNLQTPVRWIDQKHGIEGLIRIETVGQSIASLIDQYLRTGRVPLLDRLRGEATAEKIFTTLPTIGPELAHRIYDALHVETLPELYSAAIHGKLGQVPGIGRKRASAIEEVLAERLRRNPSPMTPLYPQTDRSIPVAEILDVDAEYRRKAGEDKLPKVAPTKFNPGGVAWLPILHTQRDDRHYTALYSNSARAHELNTTKDWVVIYRDDDQQHGRWTVITSQFGKLHGCRIIRGREDECREIYLRNPQ, from the coding sequence ATGGATAACGCGGAGTCTTCATCTTCGATTGCGGCCCTCGACGATCCGGCCGAACGGCGACGCGTCGGGTTAGACGAAAACAGGCGGATCGCAAATCATCTCGGTGAGATCGCCAGCTTGCTGGAATCACAACACGCCAGCGAGTTCCGTGTGTCGGCTTACCGCAAGGCGGCCGGCACTTTGTTGAATCTTCAAACCCCCGTGCGTTGGATTGACCAGAAGCACGGAATCGAGGGCTTGATTCGAATCGAGACGGTCGGGCAATCGATCGCCAGTTTGATCGACCAATATCTGAGAACCGGTCGCGTTCCGTTGCTGGATCGGTTGCGTGGCGAGGCGACTGCGGAAAAGATTTTTACGACGTTGCCCACGATCGGGCCCGAGTTGGCCCATCGAATCTATGACGCGCTACACGTGGAGACCCTGCCCGAACTGTATAGCGCGGCGATCCACGGCAAACTCGGTCAAGTTCCCGGGATTGGTCGAAAACGTGCCTCCGCGATTGAAGAGGTGTTGGCGGAACGTTTGCGACGAAACCCCAGTCCGATGACGCCCCTGTATCCGCAAACAGATCGTTCGATACCAGTTGCCGAGATTCTGGATGTCGACGCCGAGTACCGTCGCAAGGCAGGGGAAGACAAACTGCCCAAAGTCGCGCCCACCAAATTCAATCCCGGCGGCGTGGCTTGGTTGCCGATCTTGCATACCCAGCGAGACGACCGCCACTACACCGCCTTGTATTCCAACTCCGCACGCGCGCACGAATTAAATACGACGAAGGATTGGGTGGTGATCTACCGAGACGACGACCAACAACACGGCCGCTGGACGGTGATCACGTCCCAGTTCGGGAAACTACACGGGTGTCGTATCATTCGAGGCCGCGAAGACGAGTGCCGCGAAATCTATTTGAGGAACCCGCAGTGA
- a CDS encoding sigma-70 family RNA polymerase sigma factor, which translates to MSDVTEILDRIESGDPDAGDQLLPLVYDELRQLARGLLAHESAGQTLQPTALVHEAYLRLLGGEADARWNSRGHFFGAAARAIRRILVDNARRKNSIKHGGGSRREELVEMARPDRPQELLAIDEALVKLSNENRQAAAFVEMRYFAGFSLTETAEALGISPRAASRIWTYARAWLYRELHPDQAEL; encoded by the coding sequence ATGTCTGACGTGACGGAAATTCTTGATCGCATCGAATCCGGAGATCCGGACGCGGGTGATCAATTGCTGCCCTTGGTCTATGACGAATTGCGTCAATTGGCCCGAGGCTTACTCGCCCACGAATCGGCTGGACAAACCCTGCAGCCGACCGCATTGGTCCACGAAGCCTACTTGCGGCTTTTGGGTGGCGAGGCGGACGCGAGATGGAATAGCCGCGGGCACTTCTTCGGTGCCGCCGCACGCGCGATTCGTCGCATTTTGGTCGACAACGCGCGGCGCAAGAACTCGATCAAACATGGCGGAGGGAGTCGCCGAGAGGAGCTGGTGGAGATGGCTCGCCCCGATCGGCCCCAGGAACTTCTGGCGATTGATGAAGCGTTGGTAAAACTATCGAATGAAAACCGGCAAGCCGCCGCATTCGTCGAAATGCGATATTTTGCCGGGTTTTCCTTGACCGAGACGGCCGAGGCGTTGGGGATTTCACCTCGTGCGGCAAGTCGAATCTGGACCTATGCCCGCGCTTGGCTCTATCGCGAACTGCATCCAGATCAAGCCGAACTTTGA
- a CDS encoding Gfo/Idh/MocA family protein, giving the protein MRAGIVGVGFMGWIHYLAYQRSDQADLVAFCSRNEAKRGGDWTGIKGNFGPPGEQIDVSDMGVYESLDAMLTDDSIDLIDICLPPSLHAEAIEKSIAAGKKVLCEKPLALAAEDARRLAQLGAPGDVMVAHVLPFMPEFGLLVDAAHDGRFGRPIAGRFKRTISPPDWIPDFYDPTSVGGPLIDLHVHDAHLIRVLFGMPDSVESSCIRNDSVPKFYETLFRYADGRPVSAGGGVIDSPARGFTHGYEVSFERATIQFEFAAYADETTATIPLVILHQDGRVERPDLGDGDPIASFVKELDAAAESIRSGEVSPLLDGNLAADAIQICQWQV; this is encoded by the coding sequence ATGCGTGCGGGAATCGTCGGCGTGGGGTTTATGGGCTGGATTCACTATCTGGCCTACCAGCGAAGTGATCAAGCTGACTTGGTCGCTTTCTGCAGTCGAAACGAAGCAAAACGCGGCGGCGACTGGACGGGGATCAAGGGTAACTTTGGGCCTCCCGGCGAGCAAATCGATGTTTCCGACATGGGCGTCTACGAATCACTCGACGCGATGCTGACCGATGATTCGATCGATTTGATTGACATCTGCTTGCCGCCAAGTTTGCACGCCGAAGCGATCGAAAAATCAATCGCCGCCGGAAAGAAAGTACTGTGCGAGAAACCGTTGGCGCTCGCCGCCGAGGATGCGCGGCGGCTGGCACAACTCGGCGCCCCCGGCGATGTAATGGTCGCCCACGTGCTGCCGTTCATGCCGGAATTCGGACTGTTGGTCGACGCGGCACATGACGGTCGATTCGGACGACCGATCGCGGGACGATTCAAACGCACCATCTCGCCGCCGGATTGGATTCCAGATTTTTACGATCCGACCAGCGTCGGCGGACCGCTGATCGATCTGCACGTTCACGACGCGCACCTGATTCGCGTCTTGTTCGGAATGCCCGACTCGGTGGAAAGCAGTTGCATCCGCAACGACTCGGTGCCGAAGTTCTACGAAACGCTGTTCCGCTATGCCGACGGGCGACCGGTCTCGGCCGGCGGCGGTGTCATCGATTCTCCGGCGCGGGGGTTCACGCACGGCTACGAAGTCTCCTTCGAACGGGCGACGATCCAGTTTGAATTCGCCGCGTATGCCGATGAAACCACCGCGACGATCCCGCTGGTGATCCTTCACCAAGACGGACGCGTCGAACGCCCCGATCTGGGCGACGGTGATCCGATCGCCAGCTTTGTCAAAGAACTCGATGCGGCGGCCGAATCGATTCGCAGCGGTGAAGTGTCGCCGTTGCTCGATGGCAATCTGGCCGCCGACGCCATTCAAATCTGCCAGTGGCAAGTTTAG
- a CDS encoding ribonuclease HI — translation MPSSGLPSHQNPAIETDYLLVCEAYSRSLTDGRWRFTLEAADGELILDAEDQELGDLNRLTLLAAVRGLESLEGPSAVTLLSNNRYLIRSLSNSLPRWRQNNFRWEHFGRRIEVQHADLWRRIDRTLAIHRVQACLVSSCLVSHGHNDLGQAADFDPTTRATSAELPQQPSSAGSSHYRVDTPPNRPRLGSPPSTAGSTVPAPSRRLRRLINGDAAAPQTPSKLRRRGRFTAADLESE, via the coding sequence GTGCCCTCCTCTGGACTCCCCTCCCACCAGAACCCGGCCATTGAAACGGATTACCTGCTCGTTTGCGAAGCCTACTCGCGCTCGCTCACCGATGGACGGTGGCGATTCACACTCGAAGCGGCCGACGGGGAATTGATCTTAGACGCCGAAGACCAGGAACTCGGCGACCTGAACCGGCTGACGTTGTTGGCCGCCGTTCGCGGACTGGAATCGCTGGAAGGCCCCAGCGCCGTGACGCTGTTGAGCAACAATCGTTACCTGATTCGTTCGCTTTCCAACTCGCTGCCCCGCTGGCGTCAAAACAACTTTCGCTGGGAACACTTCGGCCGGCGGATCGAGGTACAGCACGCCGATCTGTGGCGCCGGATCGATCGCACCCTGGCGATCCATCGCGTCCAAGCCTGCCTGGTCAGCTCCTGTCTGGTCAGCCACGGGCACAACGATCTCGGCCAGGCCGCCGATTTCGATCCAACCACTCGGGCGACCTCAGCGGAATTGCCGCAGCAACCGTCGTCGGCCGGTTCCTCCCACTACCGCGTCGACACACCGCCCAACCGCCCGCGTCTTGGCAGCCCCCCCTCGACCGCTGGCAGCACCGTGCCGGCCCCCAGCCGACGGTTGCGTCGGCTGATCAACGGCGACGCGGCCGCCCCCCAAACACCATCCAAACTCCGCCGCCGCGGACGGTTTACCGCCGCTGACCTGGAATCCGAATAA
- a CDS encoding outer membrane protein assembly factor BamB family protein, with the protein MMKHSNPPTNRLCLIATLWLSLSAGAVGLAQAPEAGPWPQWRGPTSDNHAADDVVLPRHWDLRTGEGIAWKTKLPGRGHSTPIFVGDAIFLTTADVDAGTQSVLELEAGSGKLRREMVLHRGTLPARIHPNNSHASPSMAYDGERLFASFHTDDAIVLTALSTDGSQLWRKRVCEFKPSSFQFGYGASPIIEGDLVIVAAEYDGKESGIYALDRASGERVWKIERPANLNFASPIVTTIAGERQLLIAGAETFAAYDPLKGRLLWQVRTTTEAICGTVVWDDRHVMVSGGNPDAGTWCVAADGTQRLMWSNRVMCYEQSLLAIKNFLFAVADNGVAYCWRTQDGKEMWKTRLFGGGISASPLLANGHVIVATQRGEVFLFQAFPDRFESLAEIQTGDSIFATPVAVENRLYVRTGINESGRRQEYLIAIGP; encoded by the coding sequence ATGATGAAACATTCCAACCCACCGACGAATCGTCTCTGCTTGATCGCAACCCTCTGGCTCAGCCTATCGGCCGGCGCGGTCGGTTTGGCGCAGGCCCCCGAGGCGGGACCGTGGCCGCAATGGCGCGGCCCGACTTCGGACAATCACGCTGCGGACGACGTCGTTTTGCCGCGTCACTGGGATCTGCGGACGGGGGAAGGTATCGCCTGGAAGACCAAATTGCCCGGCCGCGGGCATTCGACACCCATTTTTGTCGGTGACGCGATTTTTTTGACCACGGCGGACGTCGACGCCGGCACGCAATCGGTTTTGGAACTCGAAGCGGGATCGGGAAAGCTGCGGCGGGAAATGGTGCTGCACCGCGGCACGCTTCCTGCTCGCATCCATCCCAACAACTCGCACGCGTCTCCGTCGATGGCCTATGACGGCGAGCGATTGTTCGCCTCGTTCCACACCGACGATGCGATTGTGCTGACGGCGCTGTCGACCGACGGCAGCCAGCTTTGGCGGAAGCGTGTCTGTGAATTCAAACCGTCCAGTTTTCAATTCGGGTACGGTGCCAGCCCGATCATCGAAGGCGACCTGGTGATCGTGGCGGCCGAGTACGACGGCAAAGAGAGCGGGATTTATGCGTTGGATCGCGCCAGCGGAGAACGAGTGTGGAAAATTGAGCGGCCGGCAAACTTGAACTTTGCGTCGCCGATTGTGACGACGATCGCGGGAGAGCGACAGCTGTTGATCGCCGGGGCGGAAACGTTTGCGGCCTACGATCCGTTGAAAGGACGCTTGCTCTGGCAGGTCCGGACGACGACCGAAGCGATCTGCGGGACGGTGGTCTGGGACGATCGGCACGTCATGGTCAGCGGAGGCAATCCAGACGCGGGGACCTGGTGTGTTGCCGCCGATGGCACACAGCGACTGATGTGGAGCAATCGTGTGATGTGCTACGAACAGTCTCTGTTGGCGATCAAAAACTTTCTGTTCGCCGTCGCGGACAATGGCGTGGCGTACTGTTGGCGGACGCAAGATGGCAAAGAGATGTGGAAGACGCGTCTGTTCGGCGGCGGAATCAGCGCTTCGCCCCTCTTGGCCAATGGCCACGTGATTGTCGCGACCCAACGCGGCGAAGTGTTTCTGTTTCAAGCCTTTCCGGATCGGTTCGAGTCCCTGGCCGAAATCCAAACCGGTGACTCGATCTTTGCCACGCCGGTCGCCGTCGAAAACCGACTCTACGTCCGCACCGGCATCAACGAATCCGGTCGTCGCCAGGAATACCTGATCGCCATCGGGCCGTGA